In the genome of Euleptes europaea isolate rEulEur1 chromosome 7, rEulEur1.hap1, whole genome shotgun sequence, one region contains:
- the SCAF8 gene encoding SR-related and CTD-associated factor 8 isoform X1: MEAVKAFNSELYSLNDYKPPISKAKMTQITKAAIKAIKFYKHVVQSVEKFIQKCKPEYKVPGLYVIDSIVRQSRHQFGQEKDVFAPRFSNNIISTFQNLYRCPGDDKSKIVRVLNLWQKNNVFRSEIIQPLLDMAAGIPPPVVTPVLPGTTATMSNNTPGTPVTPATPANVVQGLPDPWVSQITNTDTLAAVAQILQSPQGQQLQQLIQTLQVQQQKPQPSLLQALDAGLVVQLQALTAQLTAAAAAANTLNPLEQSVSFNKKLMDRFGDFGEEADINEEPKKETPTSQLPLVSESVNNSLFHQLAEQLQQQNLEHLRQQLLEQQPAKASPEETQEGNFGSEQSASPSQDSNHQQFIEVETNLDNSMDVQQQDMDIDEGQEVVEQEAFEQEEKKSAVISRSRTRSRSRSRSPRKRRSRSRSGSRKRKHRKRSRSRSRERKRKSSRSYSSERRAREREKERQKKGLPPIRSKTLSVCSTTLWVGQVDKKATQQDLTNLFEEFGQIESINMIPPRGCAYVCMVHRQDAYRALQKLSSGSYKIGSKIIKIAWALNKGVKTEYKQFWDVDLGVSYIPWEKVKLDDLDGFAEGGMIDQETVNNEWETSRITESVKEPVQTTQTATSETTTVVTTQTETYTQSVAMLQIPVAPAVPTVSLVPPAFPVTMPVPPPGYSSIPPPPFLRASFNPSQPPPGYMPPPVPPPVVPPVVPTSLVQPSLPIAQETMKEVPFSSLVLPVGTISSSLTTSTLSAGSVFTPLSSTKSELDEKGSHLADLQISSSENRAALDDVSSSSGLIGGLQPPSVSTSSGLVAGVQPPSVSSSSGLVQPSISSSSGLLARVQPPSASSSSGLLTGIQPPSVSSSSGLLTGLQPMNVSSSSSLLMGLQPPIVSSSSGLLTGIQPPIVSSSSGLLSALQPPIVSSNTGILGLPPPMVSSSSGLLGVPPPNISSGSGLLGLQPPTGIQSLPHLSIASQRLPGMPLVDIRSGLMPQPHGPRFPLLQPGMPPQRSIPPPAILDPSLPPPPRAFLPGDLFNQTERPFGTSGRQSVDNISNPDKRLPIGDDSIQQEGDRDYRFPPVENRENFNRPSSVDIRDSMGRPPLDPRESLGRPPVDGRDHLARPHIDLRENFGRPGMDTLGRRDRFAYNSDKHWGQRGDYDEREHHSFPAYGGLKGFQDDRERYRQTNYRFETRSGPSWNRGLEQDTHRDFDDRRRPWERQRDRDDRDFNFGREINGNRFGRERLQNNWIPPPHPRAFEYFEGSSSQPKADNVPQVNGENVEMESRPPDVQAQDESELYEQLPTSSDIKKEKSDTEAELESEPVVESTETEGT, from the exons TTGTACTCGCTGAATGACTACAAACCTCCCATTTCGAAAGCTAAAATGACCCAGATTACCAAGGCAGCAATCAAGGCTATAAAG TTCTACAAGCATGTTGTACAGAGTGTTGAGAAATTCATTCAGAAG TGTAAACCGGAATACAAGGTGCCTGGCTTGTATGTCATTGACTCTATTGTTCGACAGTCTCGACATCAGTTTGGGCAAGAAAAAGATGTATTTGCTCCTAGGTTTAGCAATAACATCATTAGCACCTTCCAGAATTTATATCGTTGCCCTGGGGATGACAAG AGTAAAATTGTTAGAGTACTAAATTTATGGCAGAAGAATAATGTGTTCAGGAGTGAAATTATTCAGCCTCTACTAGATATGGCAGCAGGAATTCCTCCTCCAGTCGTGACCCCTGTCTTGCCTGGCACAACAGCTACTATGAGTAACAATACACCAG gCACGCCTGTGACACCTGCTACACCAGCCAACGTGGTCCAAGGCTTACCTGATCCTTGGGTCTCTCAGATAACGAATACAGACACCCTTGCTGCTGTAGCACAGATTCTCCAGAGTCCACAAGGCCAACAG cttcagcagttaaTACAGACCCTGCAAGTCCAACAGCAGAAGCCACAGCCGTCTCTGCTACAGGCGCTGGATGCTGGTCTTGTGGTTCAGTTACAAGCCCTCACAGCACAACTtacagctgccgccgccgccgccaacaCACTAAATCCACTAGAACAAAGTGTCTCTTTTAACAAG AAGCTGATGGACAGGTTTGGGGATTTTGGGGAAGAAGCTGACATTAATGAAGAGCCTAAAAAAGAAACTCCAACTTCCCAGCT GCCTCTTGTATCGGAGTCTGTGAACAACTCCCTTTTTCATCAGCTAGCTGAACAATTGCAGCAACAAAACCTAGAACATCTGCGCCAGCAGCTTCTAGAGCAGCAACCTGCAAAG GCAAGCCCTGAGGAAACCCAAGAAGGGAATTTTGGTTCTGAGCAATCTGCATCACCCTCTCAAGATAGTAACCACCAGCAGTTTATAGAAGTTGAAACGAACCTTGACAACTCAATGGATGTTCAACAACAG GACATGGATATAGATGAAGGGCAAGAAGTTGTTGAACAGGAAGCCTTCGAACAAGAGGAAAAGAAATCAGCAGTTATTTCAAGATCAAGAACACGTTCAAGATCTCGTTCAAG ATCCCCAAGAAAAAGAAGGTCCAGATCACGATCCGGCTCTCGAAAGCGTAAACATAGAAAACGTTCCCGCTCTAGatcaagagaaagaaaaaggaaatcctCGAGGTCATATTCCAGTGAAAGAAGAgctagagaaagggagaaagaacgACAGAAAAAAGGGTTACCTCCCATACGATCCAAAACACTAAGTG TCTGCAGTACTACGCTTTGGGTTGGCCAAGTAGACAAAAAAGCCACGCAACAAGATTTAACAAATTTATTTGAGGAATTTGGACAAATAGAATCTATAAAT ATGATTCCTCCTAGAGGTTGCGCGTATGTCTGCATGGTTCATAGACAGGATGCATATCGTGCTCTTCAGAAATTAAGCTCTGGGTCTTACAAGATTGGATCGAAAATTATTAAG attGCATGGGCTTTAAATAAAGGGGTGAAAACTGAATACAAACAATTCTGGGATGTAGATCTTGGAGTTTCATACATACCTTGGGAAAAAGTTAAACTGGATGATTTAGATGGCTTTGCTGAAGGAGGCATGATTGACCAGGAGACAGTAAATAATG AATGGGAAACTTCAAGAATCACAGAGTCTGTAAAAGAGCCTGTGCAAACCACCCAGACTGCAACATCTGAAACAACCACAGTTGTTACAACACAAACAGAAACGTACACACAGTCTGTTGCTATGTTACAG ATTCCTGTGGCTCCAGCTGTGCCTACTGTTAGTTTAGTTCCTCCAGCATTTCCTGTTACAATGCCTGTCCCCCCTCCTGGTTATAGTTCAATTCCTCCACCTCCCTTCTTGAGAGCAAGCTTCAATCCTTCGCAACCACCTCCTG GGTATATGCCACCTCCAGTTCCACCTCCAGTTGTTCCACCAGTAGTCCCAACGT CTCTTGTACAGCCTTCGCTACCAATTGCTCAAGAGACAATGAAAGAGGTTCCTTTTAGCAGCCTTGTTCTACCAGTCGGCACTATTTCTAGCAGTCTTACCACCTCAACATTATCTGCTGGAAGTGTTTTTACTCCTCTTTCAAGTACCAAGTCAGAATTGGATGAAAAAGGTTCACACCTTGCAGACCTTCAGATTTCATCCAGTGAAAACAGAGCTG CTCTAGATGATGTTTCAAGCAGTTCTGGACTTATTGGGGGACTGCAACCACCCAGTGTCTCCACCAGTTCTGGGCTTGTGGCTGGAGTGCAGCCACCCAGTGTCTCAAGCAGCTCGGGGCTCGTGCAGCCTAGCATCTCAAGCAGCTCTGGACTTTTGGCAAGAGTTCAGCCCCCTAGTGCTTCAAGCAGCTCCGGGCTTCTTACGGGTATTCAGCCACCCAGTGTCTCAAGCAGCTCCGGCCTTCTTACAGGACTCCAGCCCATGAATGTCTCAAGCAGCTCTAGCCTTCTCATGGGACTCCAGCCACCCATAGTGTCAAGTAGCTCTGGACTTTTGACAGGAATCCAGCCACCCATAGTGTCAAGTAGTTCTGGGCTTTTGTCAGCACTCCAGCCACCCATTGTGTCAAGTAACACTGGGATTCTGGGATTGCCACCACCAATGGTCTCAAGTAGTTCTGGACTGTTAGGTGTGCCACCACCAAATATTTCCAGTGGTTCTGGACTTCTAGGGCTACAGCCACCCACTGGGATTCAAAGCCTACCCCATTTAAGTATTGCAAGTCAAAGGTTGCCTGGAATGCCTCTGGTAGATATCCGGTCAGGACTAATGCCACAGCCACATGGGCCAAGATTTCCACTATTACAGCCTGGAATGCCACCACAGCGTAGCATTCCTCCTCCAGCAATCCTTGACCCATCACTTCCTCCTCCACCTAGAGCTTTCCTTCCAGGAGATCTTTTTAATCAAACAGAGAGGCCTTTTGGAACTTCTGGTAGGCAAAGTGTTGATAACATTTCTAATCCAGATAAAAGGTTGCCAATTGGAGATGACAGCATTCAGCAGGAAGGAGACAGAGATTATCGCTTTCCTCCTGTAGAAAACCGAGAGAACTTTAATCGACCATCTTCAGTGGATATTAGAGATTCTATGGGACGGCCACCACTAGATCCAAGAGAGAGTCTAGGAAGGCCCCCAGTAGATGGACGAGATCATCTTGCCAGGCCACACATAGATTTAAGAGAGAACTTTGGAAGGCCAGGTATGGATACCCTTGGCCGGAGAGATCGTTTTGCTTACAATTCAGATAAGCATTGGGGACAAAGAGGAGATTATGATGAAAGAGAGCATCATTCTTTTCCTGCATATGGCGGTCTTAAAGGCTTCCAGGACGATCGAGAGAGGTATCGACAAACGAACTACAGATTTGAAACGCGAAGTGGCCCTAGCTGGAACAGGGGCCTGGAACAGGATACGCACAGAGACTTTGATGACCGCCGTAGACCGTGGGAAAGGCAAAGGGACAGGGATGACAGAGATTTTAATTTTGGCAGAGAAATCAACGGAAACAGATTTGGGAGAGAGAGATTACAGAATAACTGGATACCTCCTCCACACCCAAGAGCTTTTGAATATTTTGAAGGGAGCAGTTCTCAACCAAAAGCTGACAATGTGCCCCAAGTTAACGGTGAAAATGTAGAGATGGAGAGCCGGCCGCCTGATGTGCAAGCACAGGACGAATCGGAACTGTATGAACAGCTGCCAACTTCAAGTGACATAAAAAAAGAGAAGAGTGACACAGAAGCTGAATTAGAAAGTGAACCAGTGGTAGAAAGCACAGAAACTGAGGGGACATAA
- the SCAF8 gene encoding SR-related and CTD-associated factor 8 isoform X2, whose amino-acid sequence MEAVKAFNSELYSLNDYKPPISKAKMTQITKAAIKAIKFYKHVVQSVEKFIQKCKPEYKVPGLYVIDSIVRQSRHQFGQEKDVFAPRFSNNIISTFQNLYRCPGDDKSKIVRVLNLWQKNNVFRSEIIQPLLDMAAGIPPPVVTPVLPGTTATMSNNTPGTPVTPATPANVVQGLPDPWVSQITNTDTLAAVAQILQSPQGQQLQQLIQTLQVQQQKPQPSLLQALDAGLVVQLQALTAQLTAAAAAANTLNPLEQSVSFNKLMDRFGDFGEEADINEEPKKETPTSQLPLVSESVNNSLFHQLAEQLQQQNLEHLRQQLLEQQPAKASPEETQEGNFGSEQSASPSQDSNHQQFIEVETNLDNSMDVQQQDMDIDEGQEVVEQEAFEQEEKKSAVISRSRTRSRSRSRSPRKRRSRSRSGSRKRKHRKRSRSRSRERKRKSSRSYSSERRAREREKERQKKGLPPIRSKTLSVCSTTLWVGQVDKKATQQDLTNLFEEFGQIESINMIPPRGCAYVCMVHRQDAYRALQKLSSGSYKIGSKIIKIAWALNKGVKTEYKQFWDVDLGVSYIPWEKVKLDDLDGFAEGGMIDQETVNNEWETSRITESVKEPVQTTQTATSETTTVVTTQTETYTQSVAMLQIPVAPAVPTVSLVPPAFPVTMPVPPPGYSSIPPPPFLRASFNPSQPPPGYMPPPVPPPVVPPVVPTSLVQPSLPIAQETMKEVPFSSLVLPVGTISSSLTTSTLSAGSVFTPLSSTKSELDEKGSHLADLQISSSENRAALDDVSSSSGLIGGLQPPSVSTSSGLVAGVQPPSVSSSSGLVQPSISSSSGLLARVQPPSASSSSGLLTGIQPPSVSSSSGLLTGLQPMNVSSSSSLLMGLQPPIVSSSSGLLTGIQPPIVSSSSGLLSALQPPIVSSNTGILGLPPPMVSSSSGLLGVPPPNISSGSGLLGLQPPTGIQSLPHLSIASQRLPGMPLVDIRSGLMPQPHGPRFPLLQPGMPPQRSIPPPAILDPSLPPPPRAFLPGDLFNQTERPFGTSGRQSVDNISNPDKRLPIGDDSIQQEGDRDYRFPPVENRENFNRPSSVDIRDSMGRPPLDPRESLGRPPVDGRDHLARPHIDLRENFGRPGMDTLGRRDRFAYNSDKHWGQRGDYDEREHHSFPAYGGLKGFQDDRERYRQTNYRFETRSGPSWNRGLEQDTHRDFDDRRRPWERQRDRDDRDFNFGREINGNRFGRERLQNNWIPPPHPRAFEYFEGSSSQPKADNVPQVNGENVEMESRPPDVQAQDESELYEQLPTSSDIKKEKSDTEAELESEPVVESTETEGT is encoded by the exons TTGTACTCGCTGAATGACTACAAACCTCCCATTTCGAAAGCTAAAATGACCCAGATTACCAAGGCAGCAATCAAGGCTATAAAG TTCTACAAGCATGTTGTACAGAGTGTTGAGAAATTCATTCAGAAG TGTAAACCGGAATACAAGGTGCCTGGCTTGTATGTCATTGACTCTATTGTTCGACAGTCTCGACATCAGTTTGGGCAAGAAAAAGATGTATTTGCTCCTAGGTTTAGCAATAACATCATTAGCACCTTCCAGAATTTATATCGTTGCCCTGGGGATGACAAG AGTAAAATTGTTAGAGTACTAAATTTATGGCAGAAGAATAATGTGTTCAGGAGTGAAATTATTCAGCCTCTACTAGATATGGCAGCAGGAATTCCTCCTCCAGTCGTGACCCCTGTCTTGCCTGGCACAACAGCTACTATGAGTAACAATACACCAG gCACGCCTGTGACACCTGCTACACCAGCCAACGTGGTCCAAGGCTTACCTGATCCTTGGGTCTCTCAGATAACGAATACAGACACCCTTGCTGCTGTAGCACAGATTCTCCAGAGTCCACAAGGCCAACAG cttcagcagttaaTACAGACCCTGCAAGTCCAACAGCAGAAGCCACAGCCGTCTCTGCTACAGGCGCTGGATGCTGGTCTTGTGGTTCAGTTACAAGCCCTCACAGCACAACTtacagctgccgccgccgccgccaacaCACTAAATCCACTAGAACAAAGTGTCTCTTTTAACAAG CTGATGGACAGGTTTGGGGATTTTGGGGAAGAAGCTGACATTAATGAAGAGCCTAAAAAAGAAACTCCAACTTCCCAGCT GCCTCTTGTATCGGAGTCTGTGAACAACTCCCTTTTTCATCAGCTAGCTGAACAATTGCAGCAACAAAACCTAGAACATCTGCGCCAGCAGCTTCTAGAGCAGCAACCTGCAAAG GCAAGCCCTGAGGAAACCCAAGAAGGGAATTTTGGTTCTGAGCAATCTGCATCACCCTCTCAAGATAGTAACCACCAGCAGTTTATAGAAGTTGAAACGAACCTTGACAACTCAATGGATGTTCAACAACAG GACATGGATATAGATGAAGGGCAAGAAGTTGTTGAACAGGAAGCCTTCGAACAAGAGGAAAAGAAATCAGCAGTTATTTCAAGATCAAGAACACGTTCAAGATCTCGTTCAAG ATCCCCAAGAAAAAGAAGGTCCAGATCACGATCCGGCTCTCGAAAGCGTAAACATAGAAAACGTTCCCGCTCTAGatcaagagaaagaaaaaggaaatcctCGAGGTCATATTCCAGTGAAAGAAGAgctagagaaagggagaaagaacgACAGAAAAAAGGGTTACCTCCCATACGATCCAAAACACTAAGTG TCTGCAGTACTACGCTTTGGGTTGGCCAAGTAGACAAAAAAGCCACGCAACAAGATTTAACAAATTTATTTGAGGAATTTGGACAAATAGAATCTATAAAT ATGATTCCTCCTAGAGGTTGCGCGTATGTCTGCATGGTTCATAGACAGGATGCATATCGTGCTCTTCAGAAATTAAGCTCTGGGTCTTACAAGATTGGATCGAAAATTATTAAG attGCATGGGCTTTAAATAAAGGGGTGAAAACTGAATACAAACAATTCTGGGATGTAGATCTTGGAGTTTCATACATACCTTGGGAAAAAGTTAAACTGGATGATTTAGATGGCTTTGCTGAAGGAGGCATGATTGACCAGGAGACAGTAAATAATG AATGGGAAACTTCAAGAATCACAGAGTCTGTAAAAGAGCCTGTGCAAACCACCCAGACTGCAACATCTGAAACAACCACAGTTGTTACAACACAAACAGAAACGTACACACAGTCTGTTGCTATGTTACAG ATTCCTGTGGCTCCAGCTGTGCCTACTGTTAGTTTAGTTCCTCCAGCATTTCCTGTTACAATGCCTGTCCCCCCTCCTGGTTATAGTTCAATTCCTCCACCTCCCTTCTTGAGAGCAAGCTTCAATCCTTCGCAACCACCTCCTG GGTATATGCCACCTCCAGTTCCACCTCCAGTTGTTCCACCAGTAGTCCCAACGT CTCTTGTACAGCCTTCGCTACCAATTGCTCAAGAGACAATGAAAGAGGTTCCTTTTAGCAGCCTTGTTCTACCAGTCGGCACTATTTCTAGCAGTCTTACCACCTCAACATTATCTGCTGGAAGTGTTTTTACTCCTCTTTCAAGTACCAAGTCAGAATTGGATGAAAAAGGTTCACACCTTGCAGACCTTCAGATTTCATCCAGTGAAAACAGAGCTG CTCTAGATGATGTTTCAAGCAGTTCTGGACTTATTGGGGGACTGCAACCACCCAGTGTCTCCACCAGTTCTGGGCTTGTGGCTGGAGTGCAGCCACCCAGTGTCTCAAGCAGCTCGGGGCTCGTGCAGCCTAGCATCTCAAGCAGCTCTGGACTTTTGGCAAGAGTTCAGCCCCCTAGTGCTTCAAGCAGCTCCGGGCTTCTTACGGGTATTCAGCCACCCAGTGTCTCAAGCAGCTCCGGCCTTCTTACAGGACTCCAGCCCATGAATGTCTCAAGCAGCTCTAGCCTTCTCATGGGACTCCAGCCACCCATAGTGTCAAGTAGCTCTGGACTTTTGACAGGAATCCAGCCACCCATAGTGTCAAGTAGTTCTGGGCTTTTGTCAGCACTCCAGCCACCCATTGTGTCAAGTAACACTGGGATTCTGGGATTGCCACCACCAATGGTCTCAAGTAGTTCTGGACTGTTAGGTGTGCCACCACCAAATATTTCCAGTGGTTCTGGACTTCTAGGGCTACAGCCACCCACTGGGATTCAAAGCCTACCCCATTTAAGTATTGCAAGTCAAAGGTTGCCTGGAATGCCTCTGGTAGATATCCGGTCAGGACTAATGCCACAGCCACATGGGCCAAGATTTCCACTATTACAGCCTGGAATGCCACCACAGCGTAGCATTCCTCCTCCAGCAATCCTTGACCCATCACTTCCTCCTCCACCTAGAGCTTTCCTTCCAGGAGATCTTTTTAATCAAACAGAGAGGCCTTTTGGAACTTCTGGTAGGCAAAGTGTTGATAACATTTCTAATCCAGATAAAAGGTTGCCAATTGGAGATGACAGCATTCAGCAGGAAGGAGACAGAGATTATCGCTTTCCTCCTGTAGAAAACCGAGAGAACTTTAATCGACCATCTTCAGTGGATATTAGAGATTCTATGGGACGGCCACCACTAGATCCAAGAGAGAGTCTAGGAAGGCCCCCAGTAGATGGACGAGATCATCTTGCCAGGCCACACATAGATTTAAGAGAGAACTTTGGAAGGCCAGGTATGGATACCCTTGGCCGGAGAGATCGTTTTGCTTACAATTCAGATAAGCATTGGGGACAAAGAGGAGATTATGATGAAAGAGAGCATCATTCTTTTCCTGCATATGGCGGTCTTAAAGGCTTCCAGGACGATCGAGAGAGGTATCGACAAACGAACTACAGATTTGAAACGCGAAGTGGCCCTAGCTGGAACAGGGGCCTGGAACAGGATACGCACAGAGACTTTGATGACCGCCGTAGACCGTGGGAAAGGCAAAGGGACAGGGATGACAGAGATTTTAATTTTGGCAGAGAAATCAACGGAAACAGATTTGGGAGAGAGAGATTACAGAATAACTGGATACCTCCTCCACACCCAAGAGCTTTTGAATATTTTGAAGGGAGCAGTTCTCAACCAAAAGCTGACAATGTGCCCCAAGTTAACGGTGAAAATGTAGAGATGGAGAGCCGGCCGCCTGATGTGCAAGCACAGGACGAATCGGAACTGTATGAACAGCTGCCAACTTCAAGTGACATAAAAAAAGAGAAGAGTGACACAGAAGCTGAATTAGAAAGTGAACCAGTGGTAGAAAGCACAGAAACTGAGGGGACATAA